CGGCGCATCGACGTGGCGCGGGTGTACACCCGGCACGTGGTGGAGCGGCAGATCCGCGAAGCAGGGCCGAACGACCCCGACCTGATCGCCGCGGTGTGTTTCGCGAAGAACACCGCGGTCCAGGCCGGGGAATGGGTGGTGCACCAGGCGGTGCAGCTGTTCGGCGGGATGGGCTACATGGCCGACTCCGAGGTCGAACGCCAGTACCGCGATATGCGCATCCTCGGAATCGGCGGCGGCACAACCGAAATCCTCACCGCGCTGGCGGCCAGGACACTGGGGTTCCGAACATGACGGTGCTGCGTTCCACGCTGGATCCGAGATCGCCGGCGTACACCGAGGCGGCGGCGGCGATGACGGCGAAACTGGCCGAACTCGACGCCGAGCACGCCAAGGCGCTGGCCGGCGGCGGGGCGAAGTACGTGGCGCGCCATCACGCCCGCGGCAAGCTCACCGCGCGGGAACGCATCGAGTTGCTGATCGACCCGGACTCCCCGTTCCTGGAGCTCAGCCCGCTGGCCGCCTACGGCACCGAGTTCACCGTGGGCGCCAGCGTGGTGACCGGCATCGGGGTGATCGAGGGTGTGGAGTGCGTGCTGGTGGCCAACGATCCCACCGTCAAGGGCGGCACCAGCAACCCGTGGACGCTCAAGAAGGTGTTGCGGGCCAACCAGATCGCGTTGCAGAACCGGCTGCCGGTGATCTCCCTGGTCGAATCCGGCGGCGCCGACCTGCCCACCCAGAAGGAGATCTTCATCCCGGGCGGGCAGATGTTCCGCGATCTGACCCGGTTGTCGGCCGCCGGCATCCCGACCGTCGCGCTGGTGTTCGGCAACTCCACCGCGGGCGGGGCCTACATCCCCGGCATGTCCGATCACGTGGTGATGATCAAGGAACGCTCGAAAGTGTTCCTGGCCGGTCCCCCGCTGGTGAAGATGGCCACCGGCGAGGAGTCCGACGACGAGTCGCTCGGTGGCGCCGAGATGCACGCCCGCACGTCCGGTCTGGCCGACTACTTCGCCGTCGACGAGCTCGACGCGATCCGCATCGGGCGGCGCATCGTGGCCCGGTTGAACTGGCGCAAACAGGGCCCCGTCCCGGTGCCGGTGGTCGAACCGCGTTACGACGCGGAGGAACTGCTCGGGATCGTGCCGGCGGATCTGCGGGTGCCGTTCGATCCGCGTGAGGTGATCGCCCGCATCGTCGACGACTCCGATTTCGACGAGTTCAAACCGCTGTACGGGTCGTCACTGGTGACCGGGTGGGCCCGGCTGTACGGCTATCCGCTCGGCATCCTGGCCAACGCCCGCGGGGTGTTGTTCAGCGAGGAGTCGCAGAAGGCCGCCCAGTTCATTCAGCTGGCCAATCGCACCGACACGCCGTTGTTGTTCCTGCACAACACCACCGGCTACATGGTCGGCCGGCGCTACGAGGCGGGCGGCATGATCAAGCACGGCTCGATGATGATCAACGCGGTGTCGAACTCGACGGTGCCGCACATCTCGCTGCTGATCGGCGCCTCCTACGGAGCGGGGCATTACGGCATGTGCGGGCGCGCCTACGAGCCGCGGTTCCTGTTCGCCTGGCCCAGCGCCAAGTCGGCGGTGATGGGCGGCGCGCAACTGGCCGGGGTGCTGTCGATCGTCAGCCGCGCCGCCGCGGAGGCGCGTGGTCAGCCGTTCGACGAGGAGGCCGATGCGGCGCTGCGGGCCGCGGTGGAGGCGCAGATCGAGGCGGAGTCGCTGCCGATGTTCCTGTCCGGGCGACTGTACGACGACGGCGTGATCGATCCGCGCGACACCCGCACCGTGCTGGGCATCTGTCTGTCGGCAATCGCCAACGGACCGATCGAGGGGACGTCGAACTTCGGCGTCTTCCGGATGTGAGGGGTCATGTGGTTTCGACTCGCAGCCGCCCGGAGGCGCCGATGATCACCCGGGTCCTGGTCGCCAACCGCGGCGAGATCGCCCGGCGGGTTTTCGCCACCTGCCGGCGGCTCGGCATCGAGACCGTCGCGATCTACACCGACCCCGACGCGGAGTCGGTGCACGTCGCCGAGGCCGACACCCGGGTCCGGCTCGGCGGCGTGCGCGGCTATCTCGACGCCGCAGCGCTCATCGCGGCGGCGCGGGCCGCGGGCGCCGACGCCATCCATCCCGGCTACGGATTCCTCTCCGAGAACGCGGAATTCGCCGCTGCGGTGGTCGATGCGGGGCTGACCTGGATCGGCCCGCCGCCGGCGGCGGTGGCCGCGATGGGCTCCAAGATCGAGGCGAAGAAGCTGATGGCCGCGGCCGGCGTGCCGGTGCTGGCCGAACTCGACCCGGAGTCGGTGACCGCCGATCAGTTGCCGGTGCTGGTCAAGGCGTCGGCGGGCGGCGGTGGTCGCGGCATGCGGGTGGTCGAGGAACTGGCGCAGCTGCCCGGCCAGGTCGAGGCCGCGCGCCGCGAGGCCGCCGCAGCTTTCGGTGATCCGACGGTGTTCTGCGAGCGCTACCTGGCGCGGGGCCACCACGTCGAGGTCCAGGTCCTCGCCGACCGGCACGGTGTGGTGTGGGCGCTCGGGGAACGTGAGTGCTCGATTCAGCGGCGCCATCAGAAGGTGATCGAGGAGGCACCGTCACCGCTCGTCGAGCGGGTCGCGGGCATGCGCGAGCGGCTGTTCGACGCCGCGCGCCGGGCCGCCGCCGCGATCGGTTACGTCGGCGCCGGAACGGTGGAGTTTCTGGCCGACGACGACGGCGAGTTCTTCTTCCTGGAGATGAACACCCGGCTGCAGGTCGAACATCCGGTGACCGAGGCGACCACCGGATGCGACCTGGTCGAGCTGCAACTGCTGATCGCCGACGGAGGCCATCTCGATCCCGAACCACCTGGTGCACAAGGACATTCGATCGAGGCGCGGCTCTACGCCGAGGACCCGGCCCGCAACTGGCGGCCGCAGCCCGGCCCGGTGCACCGCTTCGAGGTCCCGGGGCCGGTCCGGGTGGACTCGGGCGTCGCCGACGGGTCCACGGTCTCGATCCACTACGACCCGATGATCGCCAAGGTCATCTCGCACGCGCCGACCCGTCCGCGCGCGGCCGCGATTTTGGCCGACGCGTTGGCCCGGGCGCGGATCCACGGGGTGCGCACCAACCGCGACCTGCTGGTCAACGTCCTGCGTCACCCCGCGTTCCTCGACGGGGCCACCGACACCGCGTTCTTCGACACCCACGGACTGGCCGACCTGGCCGCCCCGCTGGCGTCCGGGGCGGCGGTGGCGTACTCGGCGGTGGCGGCCGCGCTCGCCGAATCCGCCCACAATCGTGCTGCCGCAACGGTTCTCGCCGCCGCGCCGAGCGGCTGGCGCAACCTGGCGTCCGGCTACCAGGTCAAGACCTACCGTGACGACGCCGGCGCCACACACGAGGTCCGCTACCGGTTCGCGCGCAGCGGGGTCGAACTTCCCGACCATCCGGGCGTGGAGCCGATCACGACCACGCCGCACCGGGTGGTGCTGCGCATCGACGGCGTGGAGCGGCGTTTCGAGGTCGCGCGTTACGGCGCCGGGGCCGGCCGGTCCGGCGCCGACTCCGACGAGCACGATGTGTACGTCGACTCGATGCTGGGCCCGGTGCACCTCACCGCGGTGCCGCGGTTCCGCGACCCCGACACCGACGTCGCGCAGGGTTCACTGGTCGCCCCGATGCCCGGCAGCGTGCTGCGCATCGGCGCCGCGGTCGGTGACACCGTCACCGCCGGGCAGCCGCTGCTGTGGCTGGAGGCGATGAAGATGGAGCACACCGTCACCGCGCCGGTCGACGGGGTGCTCACCGCGCTGCATGTCGAGGTGGGCCAGCAGGTCGACGTCGGCACCGTGCTGGCCCATGTCGAGGCCGGCGCTTCCACCCCACCCGAGGAGATGGCTCAATGACCGGATTCATCGAAACCGCCGAACAACAGGAGCTGCGCAAGGCGGTCGCCGCACTGGCCGCGAACTACGGCCAGGACTACTACCTGGAGAAGGCCCGGGCCGGCCGGCACACTGACGAACTGTGGTCGGAGGCCGGGAAACTCGGCTTCATCGGGGTGAACCTTCCGGAGCAGTACGGCGGCGGCGGCGCCGGGATGTACGAGCTGTCGCTGGTGATGGAGGAGCTCGCGGCCGCGGGCTGCCCGCTGCTGATGCTGGTGGTGTCACCGGCGATCAACGGCACCATCATCGCCAGGTTCGGCACCGAGGAGCAGAAGCGGCGGTGGCTGCCCGGCATCGCCGACGGCTCGATCACCATGGCGTTCGCGATCACCGAACCCGACGCCGGATCCAACAGCCACCGCATCACCACCACCGCGCGCCGCGACGGCGGCGACTGGATCCTCTCCGGACAGAAGGTGTTCATCTCCGGGGTCGACCAGGCCCAGGCGGTGCTGGTCGTCGGCCGCACCGAGGATCACAAGACCGGTCGGCTCAAACCGGCGCTGTTCGTCGTGCCGACCGACGCGAAAGGGCTGAGCTGGACCAAGATCGACATGGAGTTGATCGCCCCGGAGAGCCAGTTCCAACTGTTCCTCGACGAGGTGCGGCTGCCCGCCGACGCGCTGGTCGGCTCCGAGGACGCGGCGATCGCCCAGTTGTTCGCCGGGTTGAATCCCGAGCGCATCATGGGCGCGGCCAGCGCGGTAGGCATGGGCCGCTTCGCGATCGCCAAAGCGGTCGACTATCTCAAGACCCGCCGGGTGTGGGACGTCCCGATCGGCGCCCACCAGGGTCTGTCCCATCCGCTGGCGCAGAACCACATCGAGGTCGAGCTCGCGAAGCTGATGATGCAGAAGGCCGCCAGCCTCTACGACGCCGGTGACGACGCGGGTGCGGCCGAGGCGGCCAACATGGCCAAGTACGCCGCGGGCGAGGCGTCGGTGCGCGCGGTCGACCAGGCGGTGCAGTGCCTCGGCGGCAACGGGTTGACCAAGGAGTACGGCATCGCCGCCGCGGTCA
The window above is part of the Mycolicibacterium hassiacum DSM 44199 genome. Proteins encoded here:
- a CDS encoding ATP-binding protein — protein: MITRVLVANRGEIARRVFATCRRLGIETVAIYTDPDAESVHVAEADTRVRLGGVRGYLDAAALIAAARAAGADAIHPGYGFLSENAEFAAAVVDAGLTWIGPPPAAVAAMGSKIEAKKLMAAAGVPVLAELDPESVTADQLPVLVKASAGGGGRGMRVVEELAQLPGQVEAARREAAAAFGDPTVFCERYLARGHHVEVQVLADRHGVVWALGERECSIQRRHQKVIEEAPSPLVERVAGMRERLFDAARRAAAAIGYVGAGTVEFLADDDGEFFFLEMNTRLQVEHPVTEATTGCDLVELQLLIADGGHLDPEPPGAQGHSIEARLYAEDPARNWRPQPGPVHRFEVPGPVRVDSGVADGSTVSIHYDPMIAKVISHAPTRPRAAAILADALARARIHGVRTNRDLLVNVLRHPAFLDGATDTAFFDTHGLADLAAPLASGAAVAYSAVAAALAESAHNRAAATVLAAAPSGWRNLASGYQVKTYRDDAGATHEVRYRFARSGVELPDHPGVEPITTTPHRVVLRIDGVERRFEVARYGAGAGRSGADSDEHDVYVDSMLGPVHLTAVPRFRDPDTDVAQGSLVAPMPGSVLRIGAAVGDTVTAGQPLLWLEAMKMEHTVTAPVDGVLTALHVEVGQQVDVGTVLAHVEAGASTPPEEMAQ
- a CDS encoding acyl-CoA dehydrogenase family protein, which produces MTGFIETAEQQELRKAVAALAANYGQDYYLEKARAGRHTDELWSEAGKLGFIGVNLPEQYGGGGAGMYELSLVMEELAAAGCPLLMLVVSPAINGTIIARFGTEEQKRRWLPGIADGSITMAFAITEPDAGSNSHRITTTARRDGGDWILSGQKVFISGVDQAQAVLVVGRTEDHKTGRLKPALFVVPTDAKGLSWTKIDMELIAPESQFQLFLDEVRLPADALVGSEDAAIAQLFAGLNPERIMGAASAVGMGRFAIAKAVDYLKTRRVWDVPIGAHQGLSHPLAQNHIEVELAKLMMQKAASLYDAGDDAGAAEAANMAKYAAGEASVRAVDQAVQCLGGNGLTKEYGIAAAVTMSKLARIAPVSREMILNFVAQTSLGLPRSY
- a CDS encoding acyl-CoA carboxylase subunit beta, with product MTVLRSTLDPRSPAYTEAAAAMTAKLAELDAEHAKALAGGGAKYVARHHARGKLTARERIELLIDPDSPFLELSPLAAYGTEFTVGASVVTGIGVIEGVECVLVANDPTVKGGTSNPWTLKKVLRANQIALQNRLPVISLVESGGADLPTQKEIFIPGGQMFRDLTRLSAAGIPTVALVFGNSTAGGAYIPGMSDHVVMIKERSKVFLAGPPLVKMATGEESDDESLGGAEMHARTSGLADYFAVDELDAIRIGRRIVARLNWRKQGPVPVPVVEPRYDAEELLGIVPADLRVPFDPREVIARIVDDSDFDEFKPLYGSSLVTGWARLYGYPLGILANARGVLFSEESQKAAQFIQLANRTDTPLLFLHNTTGYMVGRRYEAGGMIKHGSMMINAVSNSTVPHISLLIGASYGAGHYGMCGRAYEPRFLFAWPSAKSAVMGGAQLAGVLSIVSRAAAEARGQPFDEEADAALRAAVEAQIEAESLPMFLSGRLYDDGVIDPRDTRTVLGICLSAIANGPIEGTSNFGVFRM